A single window of Mastacembelus armatus unplaced genomic scaffold, fMasArm1.2, whole genome shotgun sequence DNA harbors:
- the cdc42bpb gene encoding serine/threonine-protein kinase MRCK beta isoform X4 — translation MSAQVRLKRLEELLLERKASGSLSVETLLDLLLCLYTEWSSSPLKREKHITEFLEWVKPFTTTVKEMRLHRDDFEMLKVIGRGAFGEVAVVKMKRTERVYAMKILNKWEMLKRAETACFREERDVLVKGDSQWITTLHYAFQDDNYLYLVMDYYVGGDLLTLLSKFEDRLPEDMAKFYVAEMVLAIHSIHQQHYIHRDIKPDNVLLDVNGHIRLADFGSCLRMMEDGTVQSSVAVGTPDYISPEILQAMEDGMGRYGPECDWWSLGVCMYEMLYGETPFYAESLVETYGKIMNHEERFQFPSHVTDVSEEAKDLIQRLLCSRERRLGLNGILDFKNHPFFSGIDWDNIRTAEAPYIPDVSSPTDTSNFDVDDDVLKNPDISPPMSHTGFTGQHLPFVGFTYTTDSCFSDRGSPSRVGLSLRQEEVGGGAGGQEVEAFERRIRRLEQEKQELNRKLQESTQALQAPARGGTLTRDREIKKLNEEIERLKKKLADSDRLEHQLEEAVTLRQDYESSTSKLKTLEKQVKTLRQEKDDIHKQLSESLERLRSQTKELKEAHSQRKLALQEFSELSERMAELRSSKQRLSRQLRDKEEEMDSLLQKLDAIRQEIRKTEKNRKELEAQLDDARAEASKERKLREHSEVYSKQLETELQSLKSQQGRGAAAGGSESQQELSRLKAELDKKVLFYEEELLRRDSAHSSEIKNLRKDLHESEGAQLAVNKELLQLRDKLDKAKRDRQTEMDEAITALKEKYEREKNLLTEENRKLTSETDKLCSFVDKLTAQNRQLEDNVQDLSSKKESVAHWEAQIAEIIQWVSDEKDARGYLQALATKMTEELETLRSSSLGTRPLDPLWKVRRSQKLDMSARLELQSALDAEIRAKQLVQDELRKVKAANISLESKLKESEERNREMGEQVESLKKEMEESRSHSDKGLKLPDFQDSIFEYFNTSPLAPDLTFRTPDIDSPPQKLETTLPSPSTTSEQEEVAAASVSVSPSPTYHSSGLSTPKPKAHQLSIKNFSSPTQCTHCTSLMVGLIRQGYACEVCSFICHVSCKDHAPLVCPIPAEQAKRPQGIDVQRGIGTAYKGYIRIPKPSGVKKGWQRAFAVVSDCKLFLYDVPEGKSTQPGVAASLVLDLRDEEFSVSSVLSSDVIHATRKDIPCIFRVTSSQLSSQLSSVSLLVLAESEAEKKRWVLILEGLQSILTKNLLKSQQVHVLHEAYDASLPIIKTSLSAAVLDRERIVLGTEDGLYVVEVTRDVILRAVDSKKVYQIDLIPKEKIIALLCGRNRHVHLHPWGVLEGAEPAFDIKLADTKGCQALATGVLRPGGPACLLAAVKRQVLCYEITRLKPHHKRLWEVQAPGIVQWLGMVKERLCVGYPSGFALLALQGESSPVSLVSPADPSLAFLAQQPLDALHALEVGSSELLLCFSELGIYVNGQGRRSRTQELMWPSSPLACSSNASHLTVYSEYGVDVFDIHTTEWVQTISLRKIRPLNIEGTLNLLSSEPPRLIYFSNTSSEGDLTIPETSEHSRKLMMRTRSKRKFLFKVPEEERLQQRREMRRDPELRSRMISNPTNFNHVAHMGPGDGMQVLMDLPLSVMPSSQDDSFRDKSRPLSTISRQQRAKTHITRTASDFGGGASTRSISEPDQDLDREPDSDSTKHSTPSNSSNPSSPPSPNSPHRSQLTLDGLDSEP, via the exons ATGTCGGCTCAGGTCCGTCTGAAGCGtctggaggagctgctgctggagcgGAAGGCGTCGGGCAGCCTGAGCGTGGAGACGCTGCTGGACCTGCTGCTCTGCCTGTACACCGAGTGGTCCAGCTCCCCGCTGAAGAGGGAGAAGCACATCACCGAATTCCTGGAATGGG TGAAGCCGTTCACCACCACAGTGAAGGAGATGCGGCTGCACAGGGATGACTTCGAGATGCTCAAGGTGATAGGACGAGGAGCTTTTGGAGAG GTTGCTGTGGTGAAAATGAAACGCACTGAGAGGGTTTACGCCATGAAGATCCTCAACAAGTGGGAGATGTTAAAGAGAGCTGAG ACGGCGTGTTTCCGTGAGGAGCGAGACGTACTGGTCAAAGGAGACAGTCAGTGGATCACAACTCTGCACTACGCCTTCCAGGATGACAACTACCTG TACCTGGTCATGGATTATTACGTGGGTGGAGACCTGTTGACTCTGCTCAGTAAGTTTGAGGATCGTCTTCCCGAGGACATGGCCAAGTTCTACGTCGCAGAGATGGTGCTCGCCATCCACTCCATCCACCAGCAGCACTACATCCACAG agaCATTAAACCAGACAACGTCCTGCTAGACGTTAACGGACACATCCGTCTCGCAGACTTCGGATCCTGTCTCCGCATGATGGAGGACGGCACg GTCCAGTCCTCTGTGGCAGTGGGCACTCCAGACTACATCTCCCCAGAGATCCTGCAGGCAATGGAGGACGGGATGGGCCGCTATGGACCGGAGTGTGACTGGTGGTCTCTGGGGGTCTGTATGTATGAGATGCTGTATGGAGAAACACCGTTCTATGCCGAGTCGTTGGTGGAAACCTACGGCAAGATCATGAACCACGAG GAGCGTTTCCAGTTCCCCTCCCATGTGACTGACGTATCTGAAGAGGCCAAGGATCTGATCCAGCGGCTGCTGTGCTCCAGGGAACGCAGGCTTGGTCTAAATGGAATCTTGGACTTCAAGAACCACCCGTTCTTTAGCGGGATTGACTGGGACAACATCCGGACTGCTGAGGCGCCCTACATCCCAGATGTGTCCTCACCCACTGACACTTCCAACTTTGATGTAGATGATGATGTCCTCAAGAACCCG gACATCAGCCCTCCAATGTCCCACACTGGTTTCACTGGTCAGCACCTTCCCTTCGTCGGCTTCACCTACACCACTGACAGCTGCTTCTCTGACCGTGGCTCTCCCAGCCGCGTGGGGCTCAGCCTTCGTCAGGAGGAGGTTGGGGGAGGAGCAGGAGGGCAGGAGGTGGAGGCGTTTGAGAGAAGGATCCGTCGATTGgagcaggagaagcaggagCTGAACCGTAAACTACAGG AGTCAACTCAGGCCCTGCAGGCTCCAGCTCGAGGAGGAACTCTGACCCGAGACAGAGAGATCAAGAAGCTGAACGAGGAGATTGAACGCCTCAAGAAGAAGCTGGCAG ACTCTGATAGGCTGGAGCACCAGCTGGAGGAGGCGGTCACACTCAGACAGGACTACGAGAGCTCCACTTCCAAACTGAAGACGCTGGAGAAGCAGGTGAAGACCCTGAGACAGGAGAAGGACGACATCCACAAG CAGCTCTCAGAGTCTCTGGAGCGTCTGAGGAGTCAGACAAAGGAGCTGAAGGAAGCACACTCTCAGAGGAAGCTGGCCCTGCAGGAGTTCTCAGAGCTGTCGGAGAGGATGGCCGAGCTCCGCTCCTCCAAACAACGTCTGTCCCGTCAGCTCCGCGataaggaggaggagatggactCCCTCCTCCAGAAACTGGACGCCATTAGACAGGAGATCCGCAAAACTGAGAAGAACCGCAAGGAG CTGGAGGCTCAACTGGACGATGCCAGGGCCGAGGCGTCAAAggagaggaagctgagggagcaCAGTGAGGTTTACTCCAAACAACtggagacagagctgcagagcctaaag TCTCAGCAGGGTcggggagcagcagcaggagggtCAGAGTCCCAGCAGGAGCTGTCTCGTCTGAAAGCGGAGCTTGATAAAAAGGTCCTGTTCTACGAGGAGGAGCTGCTGAGGAGAGACTCCGCCCACTCCTCCGAGATCAAAAACCTCCGCAAAGACTTGCATGAGTCTGAGGGGGCACAGCTCGCTGTCAACAAGgaactgctgcagctcagagacaaGCTGGACAAGGCcaagagagacag ACAAACAGAGATGGACGAGGCCATTACAGCTCTGAAGGAGAAatatgaaagagagaaaaacctGCTGACAGAAGAAAATCGCAAACTGACGTCTGAGACAGACAAG CTGTGTTCATTTGTGGATAAGTTGACGGCTCAGAATCGGCAACTGGAGGACAATGTCCAGGATTTGTCGTCTAAGAAGGAGAGTGTGGCTCACTGGGAGGCTCAGATTGCAGAGATTATCCAGTG GGTGAGCGATGAGAAGGATGCTCGAGGCTACCTTCAGGCTCTGGCCACCAAGATGACAGAGGAGCTGGAAACACTGCGCAGCTCCAGCCTGGGAACCAGACCTCTG GACCCCCTTTGGAAGGTGCGTCGCAGTCAGAAATTGGACATGTCGGCTCGACTCGAGCTCCAGTCGGCTCTGGACGCTGAGATCAGAGCCAAGCAGCTGGTTCAGGATGAGCTGCGCAAAGTCAAAGCTGCCAACATCAGCCTGGAGAG TAAACTGAAGGAATCGGAGGAGAGGAACAGGGAGATGGGGGAGCAGGTGGAGAGTCTGAagaaggagatggaggagagtcGCTCCCACTCTGATAAAG gGTTGAAGCTTCCAGACTTCCAGGACTCCATCTTTGAATATTTCAACACCTCCCCTCTGGCTCCGGACCTCACCTTCAGA ACCCCAGACATTGACTCCCCCCCCCAAAAATTAGAGACGACACTCCCATCACCTTCCACCACCTCTGAGCAGGAG GAAGTTGCAGCagcatcagtttctgtgagcCCCTCCCCCACTTACCATAGCTCAGGACTAAGCACGCCAAAG CCCAAAGCTCACCAGCTGAGCATCAAGAACTTCTCCAGCCCGACTCAGTGTACTCACTGCACCTCGCTGATGGTGGGACTCATCAGACAGGGATACGCCTGTGAAG TGTGCTCCTTCATCTGCCATGTTTCCTGTAAAGACCACGCCCCCTTGGTCTGTCCAATCCCAGCAGAGCAGGCCAAGAGGCCACAGGGCATCGATGTGCAGAGAGGCATCGGCACTGCCTACAAGGGCTATATCAGG ATCCCCAAGCCCAGTGGGGTGAAGAAGGGCTGGCAGCGAGCGTTCGCCGTGGTCTCCGACTGTAAACTGTTTCTCTATGACGTTCCAGAGGGAAAGTCCACCCAGCCTGGGGTGGCAGCCAGTCTGGTCCTGGACCTCAG agacgAGGAGTTTTCTGTCAGTTCTGTCTTGTCATCAGATGTGATCCACGCCACCAGGAAGGACATCCCCTGTATATTCAGG GTGACGTCATCACAGCTGAGTTCACAGCTTTCCTCTGTGTCCCTGCTGGTCCTGGCTGAGAGTGAAGCGGAGAAGAAGAGGTGGGTTCTGATCCTGGAGGGTCTGCAGAGCATCCTGACCAAGAATCTGCTGAAGAGCCAGCAGGTGCACGTTCTTCATGAAGCCTATGACGCTTCGCTGCCTATCATCAAGACCTCTCTGTCTGCTGCAGTGCTTG ATCGGGAGAGGATCGTTCTGGGCACAGAAGATGGACTGTATGTGGTCGAGGTCACCAGAGACG TGATCCTGCGAGCGGTCGATAGTAAGAAGGTTTATCAGATCGATTTGATCCCAAAGGAGAAGATTATTGCTCTGCTTTGTGGTCGGAATCGCCACGTTCACCTTCACCCCTGGGGGGTCCTAGAGGGTGCAGAGCCTGCCTTTGATATCAAACTGGCAGACACCAAAGGCTGCCAGGCACTGGCAACAGGGGTACTTCGACCTGGAGGCCCAGCCTGCCTGCTGGCTGCTGTCAAACGCCAG GTTCTGTGCTATGAGATCACCCGATTGAAGCCCCACCATAAGAGGCTGTGGGAGGTCCAGGCGCCAGGTATAGTCCAGTGGTTAGGTATGGTGAAGGAGCGGCTCTGTGTCGGCTATCCTTCGGGTTTTGCTCTGCTGGCCCTGCAGGGGGAGTCTTCCCCCGTCAGCCTCGTGAGCCCAGCGGACCCGTCGCTGGCCTTCCTGGCACAGCAACCACTGGACGCCCTGCATGCCCTGGAGGTCGGATCCAGtgagctgctgctctgctttaGCGAGCTCGGCATCTACGTAAACGGACAGGGTCGCCGGTCCCGAACCCAGGAGCTGATGTGGCCCTCATCACCACTTGCATGCA GCTCTAATGCGTCCCACCTGACAGTCTACAGTGAATATGGAGTCGATGTCTTTGACATTCACACTACGGAGTGGGTCCAGACCATCTCCCTCCGAAAG ATTAGACCTCTGAATATTGAAGGGACGTTAAACCTGCTGAGTTCAGAACCACCACGTCTGATTTACTTCAGCAACACCTCATCAG AGGGAGACCTCACCATCCCGGAGACGTCAGAGCACAGCAGGAAGTTGATGATGCGAACTCGCAGCAAGAGGAAGTTCCTCTTCAAGGTTCCTGAGGAGGAGCGACTTCAGCAGAGGAG GGAAATGCGGCGGGACCCGGAGCTGAGGTCTAGGATGATTTCTAACCCAACAAACTTTAACCACGTGGCCCACATGGGTCCAGGAGATGGGATGCAGGTTCTGATGGACCTCCCTCTG agCGTCATGCCTTCCTCTCAGGATGACTCATTTAGAGACAAGTCTCGCCCCCTGTCCACTATCTCCCGGCAACAGAGAGCTAAGACACACATCACCCGCACAGCTTCAG ATTTTGGAGGTGGAGCCTCAACTCGCAGCATCTCTGAACCGGACCAGGACTTAGACCGTGAG CCGGACTCAGACTCCACCAAACACTCGACCCCCTCCAACAGCTCCAATCCCAGCAGCCCCCCCAGCCCTAACTCCCCTCACCGCAGCCAGCTCACTCTGGATGGCCTGGACTCTGAGCCCTGA
- the cdc42bpb gene encoding serine/threonine-protein kinase MRCK beta isoform X3, with product MSAQVRLKRLEELLLERKASGSLSVETLLDLLLCLYTEWSSSPLKREKHITEFLEWVKPFTTTVKEMRLHRDDFEMLKVIGRGAFGEVAVVKMKRTERVYAMKILNKWEMLKRAETACFREERDVLVKGDSQWITTLHYAFQDDNYLYLVMDYYVGGDLLTLLSKFEDRLPEDMAKFYVAEMVLAIHSIHQQHYIHRDIKPDNVLLDVNGHIRLADFGSCLRMMEDGTVQSSVAVGTPDYISPEILQAMEDGMGRYGPECDWWSLGVCMYEMLYGETPFYAESLVETYGKIMNHEERFQFPSHVTDVSEEAKDLIQRLLCSRERRLGLNGILDFKNHPFFSGIDWDNIRTAEAPYIPDVSSPTDTSNFDVDDDVLKNPDISPPMSHTGFTGQHLPFVGFTYTTDSCFSDRGSPSRVGLSLRQEEVGGGAGGQEVEAFERRIRRLEQEKQELNRKLQESTQALQAPARGGTLTRDREIKKLNEEIERLKKKLADSDRLEHQLEEAVTLRQDYESSTSKLKTLEKQVKTLRQEKDDIHKQLSESLERLRSQTKELKEAHSQRKLALQEFSELSERMAELRSSKQRLSRQLRDKEEEMDSLLQKLDAIRQEIRKTEKNRKELEAQLDDARAEASKERKLREHSEVYSKQLETELQSLKSQQGRGAAAGGSESQQELSRLKAELDKKVLFYEEELLRRDSAHSSEIKNLRKDLHESEGAQLAVNKELLQLRDKLDKAKRDRQTEMDEAITALKEKYEREKNLLTEENRKLTSETDKLCSFVDKLTAQNRQLEDNVQDLSSKKESVAHWEAQIAEIIQWVSDEKDARGYLQALATKMTEELETLRSSSLGTRPLPESEVATPPRKPWPPIGGDRRDPLWKVRRSQKLDMSARLELQSALDAEIRAKQLVQDELRKVKAANISLESKLKESEERNREMGEQVESLKKEMEESRSHSDKGLKLPDFQDSIFEYFNTSPLAPDLTFRTPDIDSPPQKLETTLPSPSTTSEQEEVAAASVSVSPSPTYHSSGLSTPKPKAHQLSIKNFSSPTQCTHCTSLMVGLIRQGYACEVCSFICHVSCKDHAPLVCPIPAEQAKRPQGIDVQRGIGTAYKGYIRIPKPSGVKKGWQRAFAVVSDCKLFLYDVPEGKSTQPGVAASLVLDLRDEEFSVSSVLSSDVIHATRKDIPCIFRVTSSQLSSQLSSVSLLVLAESEAEKKRWVLILEGLQSILTKNLLKSQQVHVLHEAYDASLPIIKTSLSAAVLDRERIVLGTEDGLYVVEVTRDVILRAVDSKKVYQIDLIPKEKIIALLCGRNRHVHLHPWGVLEGAEPAFDIKLADTKGCQALATGVLRPGGPACLLAAVKRQVLCYEITRLKPHHKRLWEVQAPGIVQWLGMVKERLCVGYPSGFALLALQGESSPVSLVSPADPSLAFLAQQPLDALHALEVGSSELLLCFSELGIYVNGQGRRSRTQELMWPSSPLACSSNASHLTVYSEYGVDVFDIHTTEWVQTISLRKIRPLNIEGTLNLLSSEPPRLIYFSNTSSEGDLTIPETSEHSRKLMMRTRSKRKFLFKVPEEERLQQRREMRRDPELRSRMISNPTNFNHVAHMGPGDGMQVLMDLPLSVMPSSQDDSFRDKSRPLSTISRQQRAKTHITRTASDFGGGASTRSISEPDQDLDREPDSDSTKHSTPSNSSNPSSPPSPNSPHRSQLTLDGLDSEP from the exons ATGTCGGCTCAGGTCCGTCTGAAGCGtctggaggagctgctgctggagcgGAAGGCGTCGGGCAGCCTGAGCGTGGAGACGCTGCTGGACCTGCTGCTCTGCCTGTACACCGAGTGGTCCAGCTCCCCGCTGAAGAGGGAGAAGCACATCACCGAATTCCTGGAATGGG TGAAGCCGTTCACCACCACAGTGAAGGAGATGCGGCTGCACAGGGATGACTTCGAGATGCTCAAGGTGATAGGACGAGGAGCTTTTGGAGAG GTTGCTGTGGTGAAAATGAAACGCACTGAGAGGGTTTACGCCATGAAGATCCTCAACAAGTGGGAGATGTTAAAGAGAGCTGAG ACGGCGTGTTTCCGTGAGGAGCGAGACGTACTGGTCAAAGGAGACAGTCAGTGGATCACAACTCTGCACTACGCCTTCCAGGATGACAACTACCTG TACCTGGTCATGGATTATTACGTGGGTGGAGACCTGTTGACTCTGCTCAGTAAGTTTGAGGATCGTCTTCCCGAGGACATGGCCAAGTTCTACGTCGCAGAGATGGTGCTCGCCATCCACTCCATCCACCAGCAGCACTACATCCACAG agaCATTAAACCAGACAACGTCCTGCTAGACGTTAACGGACACATCCGTCTCGCAGACTTCGGATCCTGTCTCCGCATGATGGAGGACGGCACg GTCCAGTCCTCTGTGGCAGTGGGCACTCCAGACTACATCTCCCCAGAGATCCTGCAGGCAATGGAGGACGGGATGGGCCGCTATGGACCGGAGTGTGACTGGTGGTCTCTGGGGGTCTGTATGTATGAGATGCTGTATGGAGAAACACCGTTCTATGCCGAGTCGTTGGTGGAAACCTACGGCAAGATCATGAACCACGAG GAGCGTTTCCAGTTCCCCTCCCATGTGACTGACGTATCTGAAGAGGCCAAGGATCTGATCCAGCGGCTGCTGTGCTCCAGGGAACGCAGGCTTGGTCTAAATGGAATCTTGGACTTCAAGAACCACCCGTTCTTTAGCGGGATTGACTGGGACAACATCCGGACTGCTGAGGCGCCCTACATCCCAGATGTGTCCTCACCCACTGACACTTCCAACTTTGATGTAGATGATGATGTCCTCAAGAACCCG gACATCAGCCCTCCAATGTCCCACACTGGTTTCACTGGTCAGCACCTTCCCTTCGTCGGCTTCACCTACACCACTGACAGCTGCTTCTCTGACCGTGGCTCTCCCAGCCGCGTGGGGCTCAGCCTTCGTCAGGAGGAGGTTGGGGGAGGAGCAGGAGGGCAGGAGGTGGAGGCGTTTGAGAGAAGGATCCGTCGATTGgagcaggagaagcaggagCTGAACCGTAAACTACAGG AGTCAACTCAGGCCCTGCAGGCTCCAGCTCGAGGAGGAACTCTGACCCGAGACAGAGAGATCAAGAAGCTGAACGAGGAGATTGAACGCCTCAAGAAGAAGCTGGCAG ACTCTGATAGGCTGGAGCACCAGCTGGAGGAGGCGGTCACACTCAGACAGGACTACGAGAGCTCCACTTCCAAACTGAAGACGCTGGAGAAGCAGGTGAAGACCCTGAGACAGGAGAAGGACGACATCCACAAG CAGCTCTCAGAGTCTCTGGAGCGTCTGAGGAGTCAGACAAAGGAGCTGAAGGAAGCACACTCTCAGAGGAAGCTGGCCCTGCAGGAGTTCTCAGAGCTGTCGGAGAGGATGGCCGAGCTCCGCTCCTCCAAACAACGTCTGTCCCGTCAGCTCCGCGataaggaggaggagatggactCCCTCCTCCAGAAACTGGACGCCATTAGACAGGAGATCCGCAAAACTGAGAAGAACCGCAAGGAG CTGGAGGCTCAACTGGACGATGCCAGGGCCGAGGCGTCAAAggagaggaagctgagggagcaCAGTGAGGTTTACTCCAAACAACtggagacagagctgcagagcctaaag TCTCAGCAGGGTcggggagcagcagcaggagggtCAGAGTCCCAGCAGGAGCTGTCTCGTCTGAAAGCGGAGCTTGATAAAAAGGTCCTGTTCTACGAGGAGGAGCTGCTGAGGAGAGACTCCGCCCACTCCTCCGAGATCAAAAACCTCCGCAAAGACTTGCATGAGTCTGAGGGGGCACAGCTCGCTGTCAACAAGgaactgctgcagctcagagacaaGCTGGACAAGGCcaagagagacag ACAAACAGAGATGGACGAGGCCATTACAGCTCTGAAGGAGAAatatgaaagagagaaaaacctGCTGACAGAAGAAAATCGCAAACTGACGTCTGAGACAGACAAG CTGTGTTCATTTGTGGATAAGTTGACGGCTCAGAATCGGCAACTGGAGGACAATGTCCAGGATTTGTCGTCTAAGAAGGAGAGTGTGGCTCACTGGGAGGCTCAGATTGCAGAGATTATCCAGTG GGTGAGCGATGAGAAGGATGCTCGAGGCTACCTTCAGGCTCTGGCCACCAAGATGACAGAGGAGCTGGAAACACTGCGCAGCTCCAGCCTGGGAACCAGACCTCTG CCGGAGTCAGAAGTGGCCACACCCCCTAGGAAGCCCTGGCCTCCAATTGGTGGAGACAGGAGG GACCCCCTTTGGAAGGTGCGTCGCAGTCAGAAATTGGACATGTCGGCTCGACTCGAGCTCCAGTCGGCTCTGGACGCTGAGATCAGAGCCAAGCAGCTGGTTCAGGATGAGCTGCGCAAAGTCAAAGCTGCCAACATCAGCCTGGAGAG TAAACTGAAGGAATCGGAGGAGAGGAACAGGGAGATGGGGGAGCAGGTGGAGAGTCTGAagaaggagatggaggagagtcGCTCCCACTCTGATAAAG gGTTGAAGCTTCCAGACTTCCAGGACTCCATCTTTGAATATTTCAACACCTCCCCTCTGGCTCCGGACCTCACCTTCAGA ACCCCAGACATTGACTCCCCCCCCCAAAAATTAGAGACGACACTCCCATCACCTTCCACCACCTCTGAGCAGGAG GAAGTTGCAGCagcatcagtttctgtgagcCCCTCCCCCACTTACCATAGCTCAGGACTAAGCACGCCAAAG CCCAAAGCTCACCAGCTGAGCATCAAGAACTTCTCCAGCCCGACTCAGTGTACTCACTGCACCTCGCTGATGGTGGGACTCATCAGACAGGGATACGCCTGTGAAG TGTGCTCCTTCATCTGCCATGTTTCCTGTAAAGACCACGCCCCCTTGGTCTGTCCAATCCCAGCAGAGCAGGCCAAGAGGCCACAGGGCATCGATGTGCAGAGAGGCATCGGCACTGCCTACAAGGGCTATATCAGG ATCCCCAAGCCCAGTGGGGTGAAGAAGGGCTGGCAGCGAGCGTTCGCCGTGGTCTCCGACTGTAAACTGTTTCTCTATGACGTTCCAGAGGGAAAGTCCACCCAGCCTGGGGTGGCAGCCAGTCTGGTCCTGGACCTCAG agacgAGGAGTTTTCTGTCAGTTCTGTCTTGTCATCAGATGTGATCCACGCCACCAGGAAGGACATCCCCTGTATATTCAGG GTGACGTCATCACAGCTGAGTTCACAGCTTTCCTCTGTGTCCCTGCTGGTCCTGGCTGAGAGTGAAGCGGAGAAGAAGAGGTGGGTTCTGATCCTGGAGGGTCTGCAGAGCATCCTGACCAAGAATCTGCTGAAGAGCCAGCAGGTGCACGTTCTTCATGAAGCCTATGACGCTTCGCTGCCTATCATCAAGACCTCTCTGTCTGCTGCAGTGCTTG ATCGGGAGAGGATCGTTCTGGGCACAGAAGATGGACTGTATGTGGTCGAGGTCACCAGAGACG TGATCCTGCGAGCGGTCGATAGTAAGAAGGTTTATCAGATCGATTTGATCCCAAAGGAGAAGATTATTGCTCTGCTTTGTGGTCGGAATCGCCACGTTCACCTTCACCCCTGGGGGGTCCTAGAGGGTGCAGAGCCTGCCTTTGATATCAAACTGGCAGACACCAAAGGCTGCCAGGCACTGGCAACAGGGGTACTTCGACCTGGAGGCCCAGCCTGCCTGCTGGCTGCTGTCAAACGCCAG GTTCTGTGCTATGAGATCACCCGATTGAAGCCCCACCATAAGAGGCTGTGGGAGGTCCAGGCGCCAGGTATAGTCCAGTGGTTAGGTATGGTGAAGGAGCGGCTCTGTGTCGGCTATCCTTCGGGTTTTGCTCTGCTGGCCCTGCAGGGGGAGTCTTCCCCCGTCAGCCTCGTGAGCCCAGCGGACCCGTCGCTGGCCTTCCTGGCACAGCAACCACTGGACGCCCTGCATGCCCTGGAGGTCGGATCCAGtgagctgctgctctgctttaGCGAGCTCGGCATCTACGTAAACGGACAGGGTCGCCGGTCCCGAACCCAGGAGCTGATGTGGCCCTCATCACCACTTGCATGCA GCTCTAATGCGTCCCACCTGACAGTCTACAGTGAATATGGAGTCGATGTCTTTGACATTCACACTACGGAGTGGGTCCAGACCATCTCCCTCCGAAAG ATTAGACCTCTGAATATTGAAGGGACGTTAAACCTGCTGAGTTCAGAACCACCACGTCTGATTTACTTCAGCAACACCTCATCAG AGGGAGACCTCACCATCCCGGAGACGTCAGAGCACAGCAGGAAGTTGATGATGCGAACTCGCAGCAAGAGGAAGTTCCTCTTCAAGGTTCCTGAGGAGGAGCGACTTCAGCAGAGGAG GGAAATGCGGCGGGACCCGGAGCTGAGGTCTAGGATGATTTCTAACCCAACAAACTTTAACCACGTGGCCCACATGGGTCCAGGAGATGGGATGCAGGTTCTGATGGACCTCCCTCTG agCGTCATGCCTTCCTCTCAGGATGACTCATTTAGAGACAAGTCTCGCCCCCTGTCCACTATCTCCCGGCAACAGAGAGCTAAGACACACATCACCCGCACAGCTTCAG ATTTTGGAGGTGGAGCCTCAACTCGCAGCATCTCTGAACCGGACCAGGACTTAGACCGTGAG CCGGACTCAGACTCCACCAAACACTCGACCCCCTCCAACAGCTCCAATCCCAGCAGCCCCCCCAGCCCTAACTCCCCTCACCGCAGCCAGCTCACTCTGGATGGCCTGGACTCTGAGCCCTGA